From one Streptomyces spiramyceticus genomic stretch:
- a CDS encoding NUDIX hydrolase yields MTPVTPADEILDIVDEYDEVVGQAPRGEAYARGLRHRCVFVLARDGEGRYFVHRRTPVKLVFPSLYDMFVGGVVGAGESYDDAALREAEEELGVSGLPRPVPLFKFLYESGDGVQTWWSYVYEVRCDLPVNPQVEEVAWHGFLTREELDQRLGEWEWVPDGLAAWERLRASGAAGPGRR; encoded by the coding sequence ATGACTCCCGTGACTCCCGCAGACGAGATTCTGGACATCGTCGACGAGTACGACGAGGTCGTCGGGCAGGCGCCGCGCGGCGAGGCGTACGCGCGTGGCCTGCGCCATCGCTGCGTCTTCGTCCTCGCGCGGGACGGCGAGGGGCGGTACTTCGTGCACCGCCGAACACCGGTGAAGCTCGTCTTCCCTTCCCTGTACGACATGTTCGTGGGCGGAGTCGTCGGCGCGGGCGAGTCCTACGACGACGCGGCGCTGCGCGAGGCGGAGGAGGAGCTGGGAGTGTCCGGTCTGCCCCGACCCGTACCGCTGTTCAAGTTCCTGTACGAGAGCGGGGACGGCGTGCAGACCTGGTGGTCGTACGTCTACGAGGTGCGCTGCGATCTGCCGGTGAACCCGCAGGTGGAGGAGGTCGCCTGGCACGGGTTCCTCACCCGGGAGGAACTGGACCAGAGGCTCGGGGAATGGGAGTGGGTGCCGGACGGGCTGGCCGCGTGGGAACGGCTGCGGGCGTCAGGGGCGGCGGGCCCGGGCCGCAGGTGA
- a CDS encoding FAD-binding dehydrogenase has product MAYDADVIVIGAGLAGLAATAELVDAGRKVILLDQEPEQSVGGQAHWSFGGLFFVDSPEQRRMRIKDSRELALQDWYGTAGFDREEDHWPRKWAEAYVDFAAGEKRAWLHGQGVRFFPVVGWAERGGYDATGHGNSVPRFHITWGTGPGIVAPFERRVREGVARGLVQLKFRHRVTGLGRSAGAVDTVTGEILEPSGIERGEASSREVTGSFELRAQAVIVTSGGIGGNHDLVRANWPQRLGTPPASMLSGVPAHVDGLMLGITEAAGGRMINRDRMWHYTEGIQNWNPIWARHGIRILPGPSSLWFDARGKRLPVPLFPGFDTLGTLDHIMKTGYDYTWFVLDQKIIGKEFALSGSEQNPDLTGKSVRDVIGRARADVPGPVKAFMDKGADFVVEKDLTSLVRGMNALTKEPLIDEAELRREITARDREITNTFTKDLQVMAIRGARNYLGDKLIRTATPHRILDPKAGPLIAVRLHILTRKSLGGLETDLSSRVLTEGGGVLPGVYAAGEAAGFGGGGVHGYRSLEGTFLGGCLFSGRAAGRAAARAVG; this is encoded by the coding sequence ATGGCGTACGACGCTGACGTGATCGTGATCGGGGCGGGCCTCGCAGGGCTCGCGGCCACCGCGGAACTCGTCGATGCGGGCCGCAAGGTGATCCTGCTCGACCAGGAGCCCGAGCAGTCCGTCGGCGGCCAGGCGCACTGGTCCTTCGGCGGCCTCTTCTTCGTCGATTCCCCCGAGCAGCGCCGTATGCGCATCAAGGACAGCCGCGAGCTGGCCCTCCAGGACTGGTACGGCACGGCCGGCTTCGACCGTGAGGAGGACCACTGGCCGCGCAAGTGGGCCGAGGCGTACGTCGACTTCGCGGCGGGCGAGAAGCGGGCCTGGCTGCACGGCCAGGGTGTGCGCTTCTTCCCGGTCGTCGGCTGGGCCGAGCGCGGCGGTTACGACGCCACCGGCCACGGCAATTCCGTACCCCGGTTCCACATCACCTGGGGCACGGGCCCCGGCATCGTCGCGCCCTTCGAACGCCGCGTACGCGAAGGCGTCGCGCGCGGCCTCGTCCAGTTGAAGTTCCGCCACCGCGTCACCGGCCTCGGCCGCAGCGCCGGGGCCGTGGACACCGTCACCGGCGAGATCCTGGAGCCGTCCGGGATCGAGCGCGGGGAGGCCAGCAGCCGCGAGGTGACCGGTTCGTTCGAGCTCAGGGCACAAGCGGTCATCGTCACTTCGGGCGGCATCGGCGGCAACCACGACCTCGTACGCGCCAATTGGCCCCAGCGGCTCGGCACACCGCCCGCCTCGATGCTCTCCGGCGTACCCGCGCACGTGGACGGCCTGATGCTCGGCATCACGGAGGCGGCCGGCGGCCGCATGATCAACCGTGACCGGATGTGGCACTACACCGAGGGCATCCAGAACTGGAACCCGATCTGGGCCAGACACGGCATCCGCATCCTGCCGGGCCCTTCGTCGCTGTGGTTCGACGCACGCGGCAAGCGGCTGCCGGTGCCGCTCTTTCCCGGCTTCGACACTCTCGGCACGCTCGATCACATCATGAAGACCGGGTACGACTACACCTGGTTCGTCCTCGACCAGAAGATCATCGGCAAGGAGTTCGCTCTCTCGGGCTCCGAACAGAACCCCGATCTGACGGGCAAGTCGGTCCGCGACGTCATCGGCCGGGCGAGGGCGGACGTACCGGGCCCGGTCAAGGCGTTCATGGACAAGGGTGCGGACTTCGTGGTCGAGAAGGACCTGACGTCACTGGTCCGCGGAATGAACGCCCTGACGAAGGAGCCGCTGATCGACGAGGCGGAACTGCGCCGCGAAATCACCGCGAGGGACCGGGAGATCACCAACACCTTCACCAAGGACCTCCAGGTGATGGCGATCCGCGGGGCGCGCAACTATCTGGGCGACAAGCTGATCCGTACGGCGACACCGCACCGCATCCTCGACCCCAAGGCGGGCCCGCTCATCGCCGTACGCCTGCACATCCTCACGCGGAAGTCACTGGGCGGGCTGGAGACGGACCTGTCGTCGCGGGTCCTCACCGAGGGCGGCGGCGTACTGCCGGGCGTGTACGCGGCGGGCGAGGCGGCGGGCTTCGGCGGAGGCGGCGTCCACGGCTACCGCTCCCTGGAGGGCACGTTCCTGGGCGGCTGCCTTTTCTCGGGGCGGGCGGCGGGTCGTGCGGCGGCGCGGGCGGTCGGTTAG
- a CDS encoding ASCH domain-containing protein: MSDHSSLPPCLLAFPGPLRDRLVAAVLSGEKVSTTGLLAEYEAEKEELPPVGERSLVIDSDGRGVAVIELTEVRVLALGDVDLQHALDEGEGYDSVAAWRAGHERFWHSEEMREALGDPGFVVNDATMVVAERFRVVERLA, translated from the coding sequence ATGTCTGATCACTCTTCGCTGCCGCCGTGTCTGCTCGCCTTTCCGGGGCCGCTGCGGGACCGGCTGGTCGCCGCGGTGCTGTCCGGCGAGAAGGTCTCGACGACCGGTCTGCTCGCCGAGTACGAGGCCGAGAAGGAGGAGCTGCCGCCGGTCGGCGAGCGTTCCCTGGTGATCGACTCGGACGGGCGCGGGGTTGCGGTGATCGAGCTGACGGAAGTACGGGTGCTGGCGCTCGGCGACGTAGACCTTCAGCACGCGCTGGACGAGGGCGAGGGGTACGACTCGGTCGCGGCGTGGCGCGCGGGTCACGAGAGGTTCTGGCACAGCGAGGAGATGCGCGAGGCGCTCGGCGACCCGGGGTTCGTGGTGAACGACGCGACGATGGTGGTCGCAGAACGCTTCCGGGTGGTGGAGCGGCTGGCGTAG